A section of the Humulus lupulus chromosome 2, drHumLupu1.1, whole genome shotgun sequence genome encodes:
- the LOC133814727 gene encoding uncharacterized protein LOC133814727, with amino-acid sequence MNQQEDSELAPIDPEIERTFRKRRKDQKAKSRGTMAERVEDEGDGQQVTNPIVLADDRARAIREYAAPMFNELNPGIVRPEIQAAQFELKPVMFQMLQTVGQFSGIPTEDPHLHLRSFLEVSDSFKLQGVSEEALRMKLFPFSLRDRARSWLNTLPPDSVTNWNDLAEKFLRKYFPPTRNAKFRSEIMSFQQLEDESTSDAWERFKELLRKCPHHGIPHCIQMETFYNGLNAASRMVLDASANGAILSKSYNEAFEILERIASNNYQWSNTRAPTSRKVAGVLEVDALTALTAQMASMTNILKNMSLGGSIQPAAAIQSAEVSCVYCGDGHTFENCPSNPASVCYVGNQNFNRNNNPYSNTYNPAWKNHPNLSWGGQGASSSTSPAQGRQAYPPGFSQQPRPSQHVQNSQPNSLENLMREYMAKNDAVIQSQAASLRNLEMQLGQLANEMKTRPQGSLPSDTENPRRDGKEHCKAIQLRNGKNLGNSEEIQGSGEPTSIQSEGETSNKTAQEIAETGPVATARGQQTAPVNSGPKPPLPFPQRFRKQQQDGQFRKFLDVLKQLHINIPLVEALEQMPNYVKFLKDILTKKRRLGEFETVALTEGCSAMLKSKIPPKLKDPGSFTIPCSIGGRDVGRALCDLGASINLMPMSIFKKLGIGEARPTTVTLQLADRSMAHPEGKIEDVLVQVDKFIFPADFIILDYEADREVPIILGRPFLATGRTLIDVQNGELTMRVNDQQITFSVFKAMKFPDEVEECSRVDVVDTLVAEKFNKRVEKAAMGTQIFGDEEEYSSEEEEMLTWVDSCQPTKKFSKVFETLNLPEKHFQAPKPSVEEPPQLELKPLPSHLKYVYLGDNDTLPVIISSCLESVAEEALLKLLKQHKRAVLFWNWTILERERTSG; translated from the coding sequence ATGAACCAGCAAGAGGACAGTgaacttgctcctattgaccccgagatCGAACGCACTTTCAGAAAAAGGAGAAAAGATCAAAAGGCTAAAAGTCGAGGCACTATGGCTGAACGTGTTGAAGATGAGGGGGATGGCCAGCAAGTTACTAATCCCATTGTTTTGGCGGATGACAGAGCCAGAGCAATACGGGAATacgctgcccccatgtttaatgagttAAATCCAGGCATTGTGAGGCCGGAAATACAAGCAGCTCAATTCGAGCTCAAGCCGGTCATGTTTCAAATGCTCCAAACCGTGGGGCAGTTCAGCGGGATTCCAAcggaggatcctcaccttcacctTCGTTCATtcttggaggtgagcgattctttTAAGCTTCAAGGAGTGAGTGAAGAAGCATTAAGGATGAAGCTATTTCCATTCTCATTAAGagaccgagctagatcatggctcaacaCTTTGCCTCCTGATTCCGTCACAAATTGGAATGATCTTGCTGAAAAGTTTCTGCGCAAATATTTCCCTCCCACCAGAAATGCAAAGTTTAGAAGTGAGATTATGTcatttcagcagctggaagatgaGTCCACTAGTGACgcgtgggaaagattcaaagagctTTTAAGAAAATGTCCACACCACGGTATCCCACACTGTATACAGATGGAGACCTTCTATAATGGCCTCAATGCAGCTTCTAGAATGGTATTGGACGCTTCAGCCAATGGAGCCATTCTTTCCAAGTCTTACAACgaagcatttgagattttggaaaggattgCAAGTAATAACTATCAATGGTCAAACACTAGAGCTCCTACAAGTAGGAAGGTGGCGGGAGTTCTTGAAGTAGATGCACTAACGGCTCTAACAGCTCAAATGGCCTCAATGACCAACatcttgaagaatatgagtttggGAGGAAGTATTCAGCCAGCTGCTGCCATTCAAAGTGCAGAAGTGTCATGCGTGTACTGTGGGGACGGGCATACTTTTGAGAATTGCCCTTCAAATCCAGCCTCAGTTTGTTATGTGGGAAATCAGAATTTCAACCGCAACAACAACCCATATTCGAACACTTACAATCCAGCATGGAAGAATCATCCTAATCTGtcatgggggggtcaaggagcaagttcaagcaCATCACCAGCACAAGGAAGACAAGCATATCCACCAGGTTTTTCACAGCAGCCAAGACCTTCACAACATGTTCAAAACTCCCAGCCGAACTCTTTGGAGAATCTAATGAGGGAGTATATGGCTAAGAATGATGCAGTAATACAGAGCCAAGCAGCTTCTCTTCGTAATCTTGAGATGCAGCTCGGCCAGCTAGCCAATGAAATGAAAACTAGGCCGCAAGGATCTTTGCCTAGTGATACAGAAAATCCAAGGAGAGATGGGAAAGAACACTGTAAAGCTATTCAGCTGCGGAATGGTAAAAATCTGGGAAATTCTGAGGAAATACAGGGTAGTggagagcccacttcaatccaaagtgaaGGAGAAACAAGTAACAAAACTGCCCAGGAAATTGCTGAAACTGGCCCAGTTGCTACAGCAAGGGGTCAGCAAACTGCTCCAGTAAATTCTGGTCCTAAACCGCCCCTTCCATTTCCGCAGCGATTTCGCAAACAACAACAGGATGGTCAGTTCAGAAAGTTTTTGGATGTACTGAAACAGTTGCACATTAATATCCCCTTGGTCGAAGCATTGGAGCAAATGCCGAATTATGTCAAGTTCTTAAAGgatattttgacaaagaaaaGGCGATTGGGGGAGTTTGAAACTGTGGCTCTCACAGAAGGATGTAGCGCGATGTTGAAAAGCAAGATCCCTCCTAAGTTAAAAGATCCTGGCAGTTTCACGATTCCGTGTTCTATTGGAGGTAGAGATGTTGGAAGAGCATTATGCGATTTGGGCGCTAGCATCAACCTTATGCCTATGTCAATCTTCAAAAAGTTGGGTATTGGTGAAGCACGACCCACTACCGTTACATTACAGCTTGCGGACAGATCTATGGCTCATCCCGAGGGCAAGATTGAAGATGTGTTAGTTCAAGTGGATAAATTTATATTTCCGGCGGATTTCATCATTTTAGACTATGAAGCGGATAGAGAGGTGCCTATAATCTTGGGTAGGCCTTTTCTTGCTACAGGGCGTACTCTTATTGACGTGCAAAATGGTGAACTTACCAtgagggtgaatgaccaacaaATCACCTTTAGTGTGTTTAAAGCTATGAAATTCCCGGATGAAGTGGAAGAATGCTCTAGAGTTGACGTTGTTGATACTTTGGTAGCTGAGAAGTTCAATAAAAGGGTGGAAAAAGCTGCTATGGGAACCCAGATTTTTGGAGATGAGGAGGAGTATAGCAGTGAAGAAGAAGAGATGCTTACATGGGTAGATTCTTGCCAACCAACCAAGAAATTTAGTAAGGTGTTTGAAACTCTAAATCTGCCAGAAAAGCACTTTCAGGCCCCTAAACCATCTGTTGAAGAACCACCCCAGCTGGAGTTAAAGCCACTGCCAAGTCATTTAAAGTATGTGTACTTGGGCGACAATGATACTTTACCTGTGATAATATCTAGTTGTCTGGAGTCTGTTGCTGAAGAGGCATTGCTGAAACTGCTGAAGCAGCATAAAAGGGCGGTATTATTCTGGAATTGGACCATTTTAGAAAGAGAGAGAACTTCTGGCTAA